A DNA window from Malus domestica chromosome 12, GDT2T_hap1 contains the following coding sequences:
- the LOC103449381 gene encoding uncharacterized protein, with translation MHSDPKFTPLNSVQKLLRVTRKRINIHTTKRGNLLGHHTAEGCSNSLYNATFFPAPSSPLSLSPYIHPRVETKRLGRVHKKMKPIDGKKDTVTIRAVSHDEDGRKRVEKMKLHTHNIDTVKYVEKKLIDKGVQRLDRHPKDGTGIGRPPPKSGHGGKYTWEGPGGVADDVTDPVPVAIDERDPNYVDEEKEEMIVKGEDDDVAGLVVGEVEVAKAAEDKEGFSRVEVVNPRHLKT, from the coding sequence ATGCACTCTGATCCAAAATTTACTCCCTTAAATTCTGTGCAGAAGCTTCTCAGAGTTACCAGAAAAAGGATAAACATTCATACAACAAAACGTGGGAATCTGTTAGGCCACCACACGGCAGAAGGTTGCAGCAACAGCTTGTACAATGCTACCTTCTTCCCAGCACCTTctagtcctctctctctctctccttataTACACCCAAGAGTCGAGACAAAGAGACTCGGGAGAGTGCATAAAAAAATGAAGCCCATCGACGGCAAGAAGGACACGGTGACGATCCGGGCGGTGAGCCACGACGAGGATGGCCGGAAGAGGGTGGAGAAGATGAAGCTCCACACCCACAACATCGACACCGTCAAGTACGTCGAGAAGAAGCTCATAGACAAAGGCGTGCAGCGACTGGACCGCCACCCGAAAGACGGGACTGGGATCGGGAGGCCTCCGCCCAAGTCTGGCCATGGTGGCAAGTACACGTGGGAGGGGCCTGGTGGCGTGGCGGATGATGTGACGGACCCGGTCCCGGTGGCGATCGACGAGAGGGATCCGAACTACGTGGATGAGGAGAAGGAGGAAATGATCGTGAAGGGGGAGGATGATGACGTGGCGGGGCTGGTTGTGGGGGAGGTGGAGGTGGCGAAGGCGGCGGAGGACAAGGAGGGGTTTAGTAGAGTTGAGGTGGTTAATCCTCGTCACCTCAAAACTTAA
- the LOC103423170 gene encoding glucomannan 4-beta-mannosyltransferase 9-like isoform X2: MERLSTAAKLPDSFFGGRDDISMQMGLIWSQIKAPLIVPLLRLAVVLCLIMSVMLFVERLYMAVVIVLIKLFGRKPEKRYKWEPMKDDVELGNSAYPMVLVQIPMYNEREVYQLSIGAACGLSWPSDRIIIQVLDDSTDPTIKDMVELECQRWASKGINIKYEIRDNRNGYKAGALKEGMKRSYVKSCDFVAIFDADFQPEPDFLWRTIPFLLHNPELALVQTRWKFVNSNECLMTRMQEMSLDYHFTVEQEVGSSTHAFFGFNGTAGVWRIAAINEAGGWKDRTTVEDMDLAVRASLQGWKFVYLGSIQVKSELPSTFKAYRYQQHRWSCGPANLFRKMVMEIIRNKKVTFWKKVHVIYSFFFVRKIIAHINAFVFYCIVLPATVLVPEVVVPKWGGIYIPSLITLLNAVGTPRSIHLLVFWILFENIMSLHRTKATIIGLLEASRVNEWIVTEKLGDALKTLKVATKLPRKPRFRIGERLHLLELAVGLYLFFCGCYDFIFGKNYFYLFLYIQATAFFIIGFGYVGTFVPNS, encoded by the exons ATGGAGCGGCTGTCGACGGCGGCGAAGCTCCCGGATTCATTTTTTGGCGGCAGAGACGACATTTCCATGCAAATGGGGTTGATTTGGAGCCAGATCAAAGCCCCACTGATCGTTCCTTTGCTGCGGCTCGCCGTCGTTCTGTGTCTGATCATGTCGGTGATGCTCTTCGTCGAGCGGCTGTACATGGCGGTCGTCATCGTTCTGATCAAGTTGTTCGGGCGGAAGCCGGAGAAAAGGTACAAATGGGAGCCCATGAAAGATGACGTGGAGCTCGGAAACTCGGCTTATCCAATGGTTCTGGTTCAAATCCCAATGTACAATGAAAGAGAG GTTTATCAGCTTTCAATTGGAGCTGCATGTGGGCTTTCATGGCCCTCCGATAGGATCATCATCCAAGTCCTTGATGATTCAACTGACCCAACCATCAAG GACATGGTGGAGTTGGAGTGCCAAAGGTGGGCAAGCAAGGGGATAAACATTAAGTACGAAATAAGAGACAACAGAAATGGCTACAAAGCTGGGGCTCTCAAAGAAGGCATGAAGCGCAGCTACGTCAAAAGCTGCGATTTTGTGGCCATTTTTGACGCGGATTTCCAGCCGGAGCCCGACTTTCTGTGGCGGACGATCCCCTTCCTCCTCCACAACCCTGAGCTCGCACTCGTCCAGACTCGCTGGAAGTTCG TGAATTCAAACGAGTGCTTGATGACAAGAATGCAAGAAATGTCACTGGATTATCATTTTACTGTTGAACAAGAAGTGGGCTCCTCCACTCATGCCTTCTTTGGATTCAATG GGACTGCTGGTGTATGGAGAATTGCTGCGATCAATGAAGCCGGAGGATGGAAGGACCGGACGACAGTGGAAGATATGGATCTGGCTGTTCGAGCGAGTCTCCAAGGCTGGAAATTTGTATATCTTGGTAGTATACAG GTGAAGAGTGAATTGCCaagcactttcaaagcctaccGCTACCAACAGCACAGGTGGTCTTGCGGTCCAGCTAATCTTTTCAGGAAAATGGTCATGGAAATTATAAGGAACAAG AAAGTAACATTCTGGAAGAAGGTACATGTGATTTACAGCTTCTTCTTCGTCAGGAAGATCATAGCGCATATCAACGCGTTTGTATTTTACTGCATTGTCTTGCCCGCAACTGTCCTGGTTCCTGAGGTTGTGGTGCCAAAGTGGGGAGGAATTTATATTCCTTCCTTGATTACCCTTCTCAATGCAGTTGGCACTCCAAG GTCAATCCACTTGTTGGTGTTCTGGATCCTATTTGAGAACATCATGTCACTACACCGTACGAAGGCTACAATTATTGGTCTGCTAGAGGCTAGTCGAGTGAATGAATGGATCGTCACTGAGAAACTTGGAGATGCGCTCAAGACTTTGAAAGTGGCCACAAAATTACCCCGAAAACCTAGATTCAGGATCGGAGAAAG GCTTCATTTGTTAGAGCTAGCTGTTGGATTGTACCTCTTCTTCTGTGGCTGTTACGATTTCATCTTTGGGAAGAACTACTTCTACCTGTTCCTTTACATCCAAGCAACTGCCTTCTTTATCATTGGTTTCGGGTATGTTGGGACATTCGTTCCCAACTCTTAA
- the LOC103423170 gene encoding glucomannan 4-beta-mannosyltransferase 9-like isoform X1, whose protein sequence is MERLSTAAKLPDSFFGGRDDISMQMGLIWSQIKAPLIVPLLRLAVVLCLIMSVMLFVERLYMAVVIVLIKLFGRKPEKRYKWEPMKDDVELGNSAYPMVLVQIPMYNEREVYQLSIGAACGLSWPSDRIIIQVLDDSTDPTIKDMVELECQRWASKGINIKYEIRDNRNGYKAGALKEGMKRSYVKSCDFVAIFDADFQPEPDFLWRTIPFLLHNPELALVQTRWKFVNSNECLMTRMQEMSLDYHFTVEQEVGSSTHAFFGFNGTAGVWRIAAINEAGGWKDRTTVEDMDLAVRASLQGWKFVYLGSIQVKSELPSTFKAYRYQQHRWSCGPANLFRKMVMEIIRNKKVTFWKKVHVIYSFFFVRKIIAHINAFVFYCIVLPATVLVPEVVVPKWGGIYIPSLITLLNAVGTPRSDFLLNFCFFCHFDLYFSCIQLAFKLGIHVLRFRRSIHLLVFWILFENIMSLHRTKATIIGLLEASRVNEWIVTEKLGDALKTLKVATKLPRKPRFRIGERLHLLELAVGLYLFFCGCYDFIFGKNYFYLFLYIQATAFFIIGFGYVGTFVPNS, encoded by the exons ATGGAGCGGCTGTCGACGGCGGCGAAGCTCCCGGATTCATTTTTTGGCGGCAGAGACGACATTTCCATGCAAATGGGGTTGATTTGGAGCCAGATCAAAGCCCCACTGATCGTTCCTTTGCTGCGGCTCGCCGTCGTTCTGTGTCTGATCATGTCGGTGATGCTCTTCGTCGAGCGGCTGTACATGGCGGTCGTCATCGTTCTGATCAAGTTGTTCGGGCGGAAGCCGGAGAAAAGGTACAAATGGGAGCCCATGAAAGATGACGTGGAGCTCGGAAACTCGGCTTATCCAATGGTTCTGGTTCAAATCCCAATGTACAATGAAAGAGAG GTTTATCAGCTTTCAATTGGAGCTGCATGTGGGCTTTCATGGCCCTCCGATAGGATCATCATCCAAGTCCTTGATGATTCAACTGACCCAACCATCAAG GACATGGTGGAGTTGGAGTGCCAAAGGTGGGCAAGCAAGGGGATAAACATTAAGTACGAAATAAGAGACAACAGAAATGGCTACAAAGCTGGGGCTCTCAAAGAAGGCATGAAGCGCAGCTACGTCAAAAGCTGCGATTTTGTGGCCATTTTTGACGCGGATTTCCAGCCGGAGCCCGACTTTCTGTGGCGGACGATCCCCTTCCTCCTCCACAACCCTGAGCTCGCACTCGTCCAGACTCGCTGGAAGTTCG TGAATTCAAACGAGTGCTTGATGACAAGAATGCAAGAAATGTCACTGGATTATCATTTTACTGTTGAACAAGAAGTGGGCTCCTCCACTCATGCCTTCTTTGGATTCAATG GGACTGCTGGTGTATGGAGAATTGCTGCGATCAATGAAGCCGGAGGATGGAAGGACCGGACGACAGTGGAAGATATGGATCTGGCTGTTCGAGCGAGTCTCCAAGGCTGGAAATTTGTATATCTTGGTAGTATACAG GTGAAGAGTGAATTGCCaagcactttcaaagcctaccGCTACCAACAGCACAGGTGGTCTTGCGGTCCAGCTAATCTTTTCAGGAAAATGGTCATGGAAATTATAAGGAACAAG AAAGTAACATTCTGGAAGAAGGTACATGTGATTTACAGCTTCTTCTTCGTCAGGAAGATCATAGCGCATATCAACGCGTTTGTATTTTACTGCATTGTCTTGCCCGCAACTGTCCTGGTTCCTGAGGTTGTGGTGCCAAAGTGGGGAGGAATTTATATTCCTTCCTTGATTACCCTTCTCAATGCAGTTGGCACTCCAAGGTCTGATTTCCTTTTGAACTTCTGCTTTTTTTGCCATTTCGATTTGTATTTCTCTTGTATTCAGTTGGCCTTTAAATTAGGAATTCATGTTCTACGATTTCGCAGGTCAATCCACTTGTTGGTGTTCTGGATCCTATTTGAGAACATCATGTCACTACACCGTACGAAGGCTACAATTATTGGTCTGCTAGAGGCTAGTCGAGTGAATGAATGGATCGTCACTGAGAAACTTGGAGATGCGCTCAAGACTTTGAAAGTGGCCACAAAATTACCCCGAAAACCTAGATTCAGGATCGGAGAAAG GCTTCATTTGTTAGAGCTAGCTGTTGGATTGTACCTCTTCTTCTGTGGCTGTTACGATTTCATCTTTGGGAAGAACTACTTCTACCTGTTCCTTTACATCCAAGCAACTGCCTTCTTTATCATTGGTTTCGGGTATGTTGGGACATTCGTTCCCAACTCTTAA